In Anopheles gambiae chromosome 2, idAnoGambNW_F1_1, whole genome shotgun sequence, a single window of DNA contains:
- the LOC1276319 gene encoding probable chitinase 2, with protein MLLPTVNRLPRIGCCLTLVALLVLLLHARSGSGAVVTDHDRVVTCYISTWAVYRTGSASYPLDAFDPTLCTHAIYAFAGLDEEKNAIKSLDAWQDLKDNYGKGGYEKLTGMRAANPHLKVLLAIGGWNEGSEKYSNLAANPERRQAFVKNALDFVKQYGFDGLDLDWEYPTQRGGKPADRENFVALVRELSQLFHKHNLLLTSAFGAGKDTIDSAYDVKALSKYLDFLHIMCYDYKGSWDGRIGPNAPLTSRDFLNVEYSIEHLLELGAPASKLVLGLPFYGRTFVSPMAKARLGDTSDKVGFAGPSTKENGFMGYNEVCEELKRNLDDWTLEWDAAASEMVAIKSNGTASQVVVYDSTRSIANKVRFAVRQKLAGLMVWSVDTDDFNGLCAPEADTYKDFGGAGLTIPPPVSGKYPLLKTISNAVLVATDEQTQENVIPNGPEEVPSAGGTSTGPSGAASVAGASWLLSVVLLVATVTVTVRTL; from the exons ATGCTGCTGCCGACGGTGAATCGATTGCCGAGGATTGGCTGTTGCCTAACGCTGGTCGctctgttggtgctgctgctacacgcCCGTTCTGGGAGCGGTGCCGTCG TGACGGACCACGATCGGGTGGTGACGTGCTACATCTCCACCTGGGCCGTTTACCGCACCGGTAGCGCGTCCTACCCGCTCGACGCCTTCGATCCCACCCTCTGTACGCATGCCATCTACGCGTTTGCCGGGCTGGATGAGGAGAAGAATGCCATCAAATCGCTGG ATGCCTGGCAGGACCTGAAAGACAACTACGGCAAGGGTGGCTACGAGAAGCTGACCGGCATGCGGGCCGCAAATCCCCATCTGAAGGTGCTGCTCGCCATCGGTGGCTGGAACGAAGGCTCGGAGAAGTACTCCAACCTGGCGGCGAACCCGGAACGGCGCCAAGCGTTCGTGAAGAATGCACTCGACTTTGTCAA ACAGTACGGGTTCGATGGACTTGACCTGGACTGGGAGTATCCGACGCAGCGCGGCGGCAAACCGGCCGATCGGGAAAACTTTGTCGCGCTCGTTCGCGAACTGAGCCAGCTGTTCCACAAGCACAACCTGCTGCTAACGTCCGCGTTCGGTGCGGGCAAGGACACGATCGATTCGGCGTACGACGTGAAGGCGCTCTCGAAGTACCTGGACTTTCTGCACATCATGTGCTACGACTACAAGGGCAGCTGGGACGGACGGATCGGGCCGAACGCACCACTAACCAGCCGCGACTTCCTGAACGTGGAGTACTCGATCGAGCATCTGCTCGAGCTGGGCGCACCGGCCAGCAAGCTCGTGCTGGGGCTCCCGTTCTACGGCCGCACCTTCGTCAGCCCGATGGCGAAGGCCCGGTTGGGCGACACGTCCGACAAGGTCGGGTTTGCCGGGCCCTCCACCAAAGAGAACGGGTTCATGGGCTACAACGAGGTGTGCGAGGAGCTGAAGCGCAACCTGGACGACTGGACGCTCGAGTGGGACGCGGCCGCCTCCGAGATGGTGGCGATCAAGTCGAACGGCACTGCCTCGCAGGTGGTCGTGTACGATAGTACGCGCTCGATCGCAAACAAGGTACGATTTGCTGTGCGGCAAAAGCTCGCCGGCCTGATGGTGTGGTCGGTCGATACGGACGACTTCAATGGGCTGTGCGCACCGGAAGCGGACACGTACAAAGACTTTGGCGGAGCGGGGCTGACGATACCGCCGCCTGTTAGTGGCAAGTACCCGCTGCTGAAGACGATCAGCAACGCCGTGCTGGTGGCGACCGACGAGCAGACGCAGGAGAACGTCATCCCGAACGGGCCGGAGGAGGTGCCGTCGGCTGGCGGTACGTCGACTGGACCGTCTGGAGCCGCATCGGTTGCCGGGGCCAGTTGGCTGCTGTCGGTGGTGCTCCTCGTTGCCACCGTGACCGTCACTGTGCGAACGCTGTAA